A region of uncultured Carboxylicivirga sp. DNA encodes the following proteins:
- a CDS encoding ester cyclase, producing MKTKKILLQLSLVLFAAFFTASCVDELDKSKEEEYQAEIAALQAELAKIALQDSTIAKYLETFDELDYEVFTNQEWTRLHESHAEDIIVHWPDGSYTVGLDRHIEDLAAMFVYAPDTRIKEHPIGIGSGNITAVMGIMEGTFTEPMPIGNDQYIEPTGKAFKISMVTIGLWNEDGVMYEEYLYWDNLTFMRQLGLAE from the coding sequence ATGAAAACAAAAAAGATTTTATTACAACTGAGTTTAGTATTATTTGCAGCCTTTTTTACAGCAAGTTGTGTGGATGAACTTGACAAAAGTAAAGAGGAAGAATATCAGGCAGAGATCGCAGCCTTACAAGCAGAACTTGCTAAAATAGCTTTACAGGATTCGACCATCGCAAAATATCTTGAAACATTTGATGAATTGGATTATGAAGTATTTACAAATCAGGAATGGACCCGACTACACGAAAGTCATGCCGAAGACATTATCGTTCACTGGCCTGATGGTAGTTACACAGTTGGTTTAGACAGACATATTGAAGATTTGGCGGCAATGTTTGTATATGCACCTGATACACGTATTAAAGAACATCCAATTGGAATAGGATCAGGAAACATCACTGCTGTAATGGGTATTATGGAAGGCACATTTACAGAACCAATGCCAATAGGTAATGATCAGTACATCGAACCAACTGGAAAAGCTTTTAAAATTTCAATGGTTACTATTGGTTTATGGAATGAAGATGGTGTTATGTATGAAGAATACCTTTACTGGGACAACCTAACATTCATGCGTCAACTAGGACTTGCTGAATAA
- a CDS encoding SusC/RagA family TonB-linked outer membrane protein, translating into MKRTFSWLKRCVLIMAALIIGAGVMFAQGKNVTGKVTSSEDGMPIPGVSVVEKGTTNGTITGVDGVYNLNVAQGSVLIFSFVGMTSQEVTVGTATTYNVALDPEVFGVDEVVVTALGLSREKKALGYTVTEVKSDDISTVKETNVMNSLAGKVAGVNITQGAFGPGSSSKVTIRGNNSLTGNNQPLYVVDGVPIDNSGFGSANGDGTGAYSKIDYGSGVSDINPDDVESISVLKGPNAAALYGSRAANGVILITTKKGTSRKGLGVSVSSNMTFENPMLLPSYQNEYGQGKQGVVPDDLTSLKQASGSWGAKLDGTSQLYWTGEDKAYSAQPDNVKDFFETGSTFITSLAIDGGNENANVRFSYTNTKANSMLPNSDLLRHNFNLRGFAKIADKLTIDAKATYFYQNGYNRPTLGTEGVMGYIYDIPRNAAIADYKAYMADDAGNAQSSSTLGGNAYWFMFKDRKEDWKNRFQGFTKITYDFTNYLSAFVRVGTDYTNQNIESVEAYGHWYFPEGRFNYSTDKITETNADFLLMFNKDFSERINITANFGGNHMYRGVGAMGINGEDFRIPDGPPLAIASQVFTSYSPIKKKKINSLYGTVTFAFDRWLYLEGTARNDWSSSLGADNRSYFYPSVSASVILNELLDMSGGPVDFAKVRMSWAQVGNDTDAFMLDDIYSIDDAEGSYLDQITMSRGSTKMNPDLKPEQITSFEVGGEFRFLKNRIYTDLTYYNIKSNDLIFRVPVVASTGYSAKLDNVGEIQNTGFEMLVGGTPVKKADLTWDVSLNFSTNKNELNELIAGTETFAFGQTNSGNIYVQASVGGGFGEIWGTTQSYTEDGRMEVNSDGTPRAASEMKLLGNYQPDWLGGLSNTISYKDFTLRFLIDARIGGEFYSGTDASLDGSGVSDRSLLYREGGVTLDAVYNSGTVEEPVWVENTENITAEQYWGAVSGIGEQYVYSQTNVRLREASFIYNIPQSLISNTFIKNASFGIVARNLFFLYKESDNFDPELSFSTSNYSQGILYNPIPSSRSIGFNINLKF; encoded by the coding sequence ATGAAACGAACATTTAGTTGGTTAAAAAGGTGTGTGTTGATTATGGCAGCACTCATCATCGGGGCAGGTGTCATGTTTGCCCAGGGAAAAAACGTAACTGGTAAAGTTACAAGTTCTGAAGACGGTATGCCTATACCTGGTGTTTCTGTTGTTGAAAAAGGAACTACCAATGGTACTATTACCGGAGTTGATGGTGTTTACAATTTGAATGTAGCACAAGGCTCGGTATTGATTTTTTCATTTGTAGGTATGACTTCACAGGAAGTTACCGTTGGTACTGCAACAACTTACAACGTTGCATTAGATCCGGAAGTTTTTGGAGTTGATGAGGTAGTTGTTACTGCTTTGGGTTTGTCTCGAGAAAAGAAAGCTCTTGGTTATACAGTTACTGAAGTTAAATCTGATGACATCTCAACAGTTAAAGAAACGAACGTGATGAATTCACTGGCTGGTAAAGTAGCAGGTGTTAACATTACACAAGGTGCTTTTGGACCGGGTAGTAGTTCAAAGGTTACAATTAGAGGTAATAATTCATTAACAGGTAATAATCAACCATTGTATGTTGTTGATGGTGTGCCTATTGATAATTCAGGTTTTGGTTCTGCTAATGGTGATGGAACTGGTGCTTATTCTAAAATTGACTACGGTTCAGGTGTTTCTGATATCAACCCTGATGATGTGGAAAGTATTTCTGTATTAAAAGGTCCTAATGCAGCTGCGTTATATGGATCCAGGGCGGCTAATGGTGTTATCCTTATTACAACAAAGAAGGGTACTTCTAGAAAGGGTTTAGGTGTTTCAGTGTCATCTAATATGACATTTGAAAACCCAATGCTATTACCAAGTTATCAGAATGAGTATGGACAAGGTAAACAAGGTGTAGTTCCAGATGACCTTACTTCATTAAAACAAGCCAGTGGTTCATGGGGTGCTAAATTAGATGGAACCTCACAATTATATTGGACTGGCGAAGATAAAGCATATTCTGCTCAACCTGATAATGTGAAAGATTTCTTCGAGACAGGAAGTACCTTTATAACTTCCTTGGCAATAGATGGTGGTAACGAAAATGCAAATGTGCGTTTTTCATATACCAACACCAAAGCAAATTCAATGTTGCCAAATTCTGATCTTTTGCGTCATAACTTCAATTTACGTGGTTTTGCAAAAATTGCTGATAAATTAACCATTGATGCTAAGGCTACTTATTTCTATCAAAATGGATATAATCGTCCTACTTTAGGAACCGAAGGTGTTATGGGCTACATCTATGATATTCCGCGTAATGCTGCAATTGCTGATTATAAAGCGTATATGGCAGATGATGCAGGTAATGCCCAGTCAAGTTCTACTTTAGGAGGTAATGCCTATTGGTTTATGTTCAAAGACAGAAAAGAAGACTGGAAGAATCGTTTCCAGGGATTCACTAAAATTACTTACGACTTTACAAACTATTTGTCAGCTTTTGTGAGAGTAGGTACAGACTATACCAATCAAAATATTGAAAGTGTTGAAGCATATGGACATTGGTATTTTCCAGAAGGTAGGTTTAATTATTCAACGGATAAGATTACTGAAACCAATGCTGACTTCCTGTTAATGTTTAATAAGGATTTCAGTGAAAGAATTAACATCACTGCTAATTTTGGTGGAAACCATATGTATCGTGGTGTTGGAGCAATGGGTATTAATGGTGAAGATTTTAGGATTCCAGATGGACCTCCTTTAGCTATTGCTTCACAAGTTTTTACTTCCTATTCTCCAATAAAGAAAAAGAAAATTAATTCTTTATATGGTACTGTAACATTTGCCTTCGATAGATGGTTATATTTAGAAGGTACTGCTCGTAACGACTGGTCTTCAAGTTTAGGAGCAGATAACAGATCATATTTTTATCCATCAGTTAGTGCTTCTGTGATACTTAACGAACTATTAGATATGTCAGGTGGTCCAGTTGATTTTGCCAAAGTTCGCATGAGTTGGGCCCAGGTTGGTAACGATACAGACGCCTTTATGTTAGATGATATTTATTCAATTGATGATGCTGAAGGTTCTTATTTAGATCAGATCACCATGAGTAGAGGTAGTACTAAAATGAATCCAGACCTTAAACCAGAACAAATCACTTCATTTGAGGTTGGAGGAGAATTCCGATTCTTAAAAAATAGAATTTATACAGATTTGACCTACTATAACATTAAATCAAATGATTTAATTTTCAGGGTTCCTGTTGTTGCTTCTACAGGTTATTCAGCAAAGCTGGATAATGTTGGTGAAATTCAAAATACTGGTTTTGAAATGTTAGTTGGTGGTACTCCGGTTAAGAAAGCTGATTTAACATGGGATGTTTCATTAAACTTTTCAACCAATAAAAATGAATTGAACGAATTGATAGCTGGTACAGAAACATTTGCTTTTGGTCAGACTAATAGTGGTAACATTTATGTTCAGGCTTCTGTTGGTGGAGGTTTTGGTGAAATTTGGGGGACTACTCAAAGTTATACCGAAGATGGTAGAATGGAAGTAAACAGTGATGGTACACCTCGTGCAGCCTCTGAAATGAAATTATTAGGTAATTATCAGCCTGATTGGTTAGGAGGATTGTCAAATACTATTTCTTATAAGGATTTTACTCTTAGGTTCTTAATTGATGCCCGTATTGGTGGTGAATTCTATTCTGGTACTGATGCTTCATTGGATGGTTCTGGGGTTAGTGATCGATCTCTTCTTTATCGTGAAGGTGGAGTTACTTTAGATGCGGTTTATAACTCAGGAACTGTTGAAGAGCCTGTATGGGTTGAAAATACCGAAAATATTACAGCTGAACAGTATTGGGGTGCTGTTTCAGGCATTGGTGAGCAATATGTTTATTCACAAACAAATGTTCGTTTGCGTGAAGCTTCATTTATTTACAACATACCTCAATCATTAATAAGTAATACATTTATTAAAAATGCCTCTTTTGGTATTGTTGCCCGTAACTTATTCTTCCTTTATAAAGAGTCAGATAACTTCGATCCTGAGTTAAGTTTCAGTACAAGTAATTACTCTCAGGGAATACTGTACAACCCGATCCCTTCGTCAAGAAGTATTGGTTTTAACATTAACCTAAAGTTTTAA
- a CDS encoding GNAT family N-acetyltransferase codes for MVIKRTTSKDQDFIDLVKLLDTDLAKRDGDDHAFFAQYNKIDQINHVVVVIIDDQPVACGAIKPYDENTMEVKRMYTLSNERGKGLASMVLKELENWAFESGYEKCILETGIRQPEAIALYTKNNYDLIPNYGQYVDVVDSRCFQKYLK; via the coding sequence ATGGTTATCAAAAGAACTACTTCTAAAGATCAGGATTTTATTGATTTGGTTAAACTTCTGGATACAGATTTGGCCAAAAGGGATGGTGATGATCATGCTTTTTTTGCTCAGTATAATAAGATTGATCAAATCAATCATGTGGTAGTGGTTATAATAGATGATCAACCTGTAGCTTGTGGTGCAATTAAACCTTATGATGAAAATACTATGGAAGTAAAACGTATGTACACTTTGTCAAATGAAAGAGGAAAGGGGTTGGCATCAATGGTATTAAAAGAACTTGAAAATTGGGCGTTTGAGTCAGGTTATGAAAAATGTATACTTGAAACAGGTATTCGACAACCAGAAGCAATTGCTCTTTATACAAAGAATAATTACGACCTTATACCTAATTACGGTCAATATGTAGATGTTGTTGATAGTAGGTGCTTTCAAAAATATTTAAAGTAA
- the tdh gene encoding L-threonine 3-dehydrogenase codes for MATMKALVKSKAEKGIWLAEVKVPQVGPNDVLIKVKKSAICGTDLHIYKWDEWAQKTITVGMTIGHEYVGTVAQVGSEVKEFKEGDRVTGEGHIACGHCRNCRRGRQHICERTIGIGVNIDGAFAEYVKVPSSNVMKINKQIPDDIVAIMDPFGNATHTALSFPLIGEDVLITGAGLIGSMAVSVARFSGARYVVATETNEFRAELARKMGATRVVNPIKEDLHQVMKELGMIGFDIGLECSGSPIAFNQLVSSMYNSGKISLLGILPSSTTVDWNNIIFKGLTLKGIYGREMFETWYHMEQMLMSGLDLSPIITHRFKVDDFQKGFDVMEEGNCGKVLLDWE; via the coding sequence ATGGCAACAATGAAGGCACTGGTAAAATCAAAAGCTGAGAAAGGTATTTGGTTAGCAGAAGTAAAGGTTCCTCAGGTTGGACCGAATGATGTGTTGATAAAAGTGAAGAAATCGGCCATTTGTGGTACCGATTTACATATTTATAAATGGGATGAATGGGCACAAAAAACAATAACTGTTGGAATGACCATTGGCCATGAATATGTAGGAACAGTTGCTCAGGTTGGTAGTGAAGTAAAAGAGTTTAAAGAAGGAGACAGAGTAACAGGCGAAGGACATATAGCATGTGGTCATTGTCGTAATTGTCGTCGTGGTCGTCAGCATATTTGTGAGAGAACAATTGGAATTGGTGTTAACATTGATGGAGCGTTTGCCGAATATGTAAAGGTGCCTTCCAGTAATGTTATGAAAATTAACAAACAGATACCTGATGATATTGTTGCTATAATGGATCCGTTTGGTAATGCAACACATACAGCATTATCGTTTCCTCTGATAGGCGAAGATGTTTTAATTACCGGTGCCGGCTTAATTGGAAGTATGGCTGTATCAGTGGCTCGTTTTTCAGGTGCCCGTTATGTAGTTGCTACCGAAACCAATGAGTTCAGAGCTGAACTTGCAAGAAAAATGGGAGCAACACGTGTTGTAAATCCTATAAAAGAAGATCTTCATCAGGTTATGAAAGAGCTTGGGATGATTGGTTTTGATATCGGTTTAGAATGTTCAGGGTCACCAATTGCTTTTAATCAATTGGTTTCAAGTATGTACAATTCAGGAAAGATTTCTTTGCTTGGTATACTACCTTCTTCAACCACAGTGGATTGGAATAATATTATATTCAAAGGATTAACACTGAAAGGAATATATGGTCGCGAAATGTTTGAAACATGGTACCACATGGAACAAATGCTAATGTCTGGTCTGGATTTGTCACCTATCATCACACATCGTTTCAAAGTGGATGATTTTCAAAAAGGTTTTGATGTAATGGAAGAAGGTAATTGTGGAAAGGTACTCTTAGACTGGGAATAA
- a CDS encoding acetylxylan esterase: MKTSIILFLFIAISVINESVLSQVTIKPDHIDGVYKKGETVKWTLQIDDEAVVDSLHFKLIPGGLDIYQEGILSKNDTIITFQFDSSGTVLLKVGWKNGKNEIQYAKGGAISNPDKIKLSDKKPADFKAFWQSKIEELQVTPLNAQLKKDTCEVKGVDYYKISMDNIRGSKIQGQLVKPSKGNKFPALLIVQWAGVYPLEKNWATGYAKDGWLVLNILAHDLPIDNDKQFYDDQFKNELKDYWMIGNEDKDESYFLRMYLSCYRAAEYLTKREDWNGETLVVTGTSQGGMQALMTAGFFPGITGCVALVPAGFDMMGPVVGRKGGWPQWYDCTWGDRDTDRVRNTSRYYDVANFVSNIKCPVYVGVGLIDEVCPPEGIIAGLNQLKKKKKEIMIMVDSPHQNVNGSQDNFNYMRDKVWFPALKDGNRP, encoded by the coding sequence ATGAAAACTTCAATTATTTTATTTCTATTCATTGCAATCTCAGTAATAAATGAATCTGTTTTAAGTCAGGTCACGATCAAACCTGATCATATTGATGGAGTTTACAAAAAAGGTGAAACAGTTAAATGGACATTACAAATTGATGATGAAGCAGTTGTTGATTCATTACATTTTAAATTAATTCCAGGCGGATTAGATATCTACCAGGAAGGTATTCTATCAAAAAATGACACCATAATCACATTCCAATTTGATTCTTCTGGTACTGTACTTCTAAAAGTTGGATGGAAAAATGGTAAAAATGAAATACAATATGCTAAAGGTGGTGCCATATCAAACCCTGATAAAATTAAGCTATCAGATAAAAAACCAGCTGATTTTAAAGCTTTCTGGCAATCGAAGATTGAAGAACTGCAAGTAACACCTCTCAATGCACAATTAAAAAAAGATACATGTGAAGTAAAAGGTGTTGACTACTATAAAATATCAATGGATAACATTCGTGGTTCTAAAATACAAGGTCAGTTAGTTAAACCAAGCAAAGGCAATAAATTCCCGGCTCTATTGATTGTTCAATGGGCAGGTGTTTATCCACTCGAAAAAAACTGGGCAACAGGTTATGCAAAAGATGGATGGCTTGTTCTTAATATTCTTGCCCATGATTTACCCATTGATAATGACAAACAGTTCTACGATGATCAATTCAAAAATGAATTGAAAGATTATTGGATGATTGGTAATGAAGATAAAGATGAAAGCTATTTTCTTCGAATGTACTTATCCTGTTACAGAGCTGCCGAATATCTTACCAAAAGAGAAGATTGGAATGGTGAAACATTAGTTGTTACCGGAACCAGTCAGGGAGGTATGCAGGCACTTATGACAGCTGGTTTTTTCCCGGGAATTACCGGATGTGTTGCATTGGTGCCCGCAGGCTTTGATATGATGGGACCTGTCGTTGGCCGAAAAGGAGGATGGCCACAGTGGTATGATTGCACATGGGGAGATCGTGATACTGACAGAGTCAGAAACACCAGCCGATACTATGATGTTGCCAATTTTGTGTCTAACATTAAATGCCCTGTTTATGTTGGAGTAGGTTTAATTGACGAAGTATGTCCTCCCGAAGGAATTATTGCAGGTTTAAATCAACTTAAAAAGAAAAAGAAAGAGATAATGATAATGGTTGATTCACCTCATCAGAATGTAAACGGATCGCAGGATAATTTCAATTACATGAGAGATAAGGTCTGGTTTCCAGCCTTGAAGGATGGTAATAGACCGTAA
- a CDS encoding DUF6132 family protein: MKIWEKIKRNLKVRNLVGLLLGAAAGYAYYHFIGCNSGTCPITSDPTNSIIYGSIIGIVWTIK, from the coding sequence ATGAAGATTTGGGAGAAAATAAAACGTAATCTTAAGGTAAGAAATCTGGTTGGACTCTTACTTGGAGCAGCGGCCGGTTATGCATATTATCATTTTATTGGCTGTAATTCAGGAACCTGCCCTATTACATCCGACCCTACAAATAGTATTATCTACGGAAGCATCATTGGAATTGTATGGACAATAAAATAA
- a CDS encoding SusD/RagB family nutrient-binding outer membrane lipoprotein — protein sequence MKIFKYLIYAVLVGLFVNCTDDFDEINKDPSAITGDNVEAKYFITKAQVKLIAPDRYPYWRAHLIHADRYAGHFCFGFVGSWWSDALGYSYSGGYTDATWDYFENYTGTLVTYLQLTGEGGDRENPQAYATALILRSLYFQYFTDVFGEIPYSETGNLDVLLPKFDTQAEIYAGIIDDLDTAMDLIGSATSTGENEQDLGSNDLFFGGDLQKWKAMANTLKLRAALRAQGASGADFAASAISEAMSGPFLQDYEDNALLPKDTEISQWNSAAYGDVWHNFGGYGSKWNVSKYVINYLQDYGDPRLSKYAVPAEGGEITIPWPDSDDATLYAKRRDFMLANLDEAGAEYTTSVNGDGETVVTMAENSFYVGQPVRLSGEMYDYAQRQFFSMPAPYIVAAKNTGDAIAPEIVCTSADAYFMRAEAVVKGLASGDKNALYRAGLEQAMLLWEVDQADIDAFLADSEMATLTGTDDLKKISIQRWLINYTEGFEAWAIVRDSGYPEELSGDLTDVDLYGLGTLNGKYPQRMRYGTNAYTRNGDNLDVAIGRQGADVQATKLWWAK from the coding sequence ATGAAAATATTTAAATATTTAATATACGCCGTGCTTGTTGGCCTGTTTGTTAATTGTACAGATGATTTTGATGAAATCAACAAAGATCCTTCTGCTATAACAGGTGATAATGTAGAGGCAAAATACTTTATTACAAAGGCACAGGTAAAATTAATTGCACCTGATCGTTATCCATACTGGCGTGCTCATTTAATTCATGCCGACAGATATGCTGGACATTTCTGCTTTGGTTTTGTGGGTTCATGGTGGTCAGACGCTCTTGGATATTCATACAGTGGTGGTTATACTGATGCTACATGGGATTACTTTGAAAACTACACCGGTACGTTGGTAACATATCTGCAGTTAACAGGTGAAGGTGGAGATAGAGAAAATCCACAGGCATATGCAACAGCATTAATATTACGCAGTTTATATTTCCAGTATTTTACGGATGTGTTTGGTGAAATTCCATACAGTGAAACTGGTAATTTGGATGTACTGCTACCAAAGTTTGATACACAAGCTGAGATTTATGCTGGTATTATAGATGATTTGGATACAGCAATGGATTTAATTGGAAGTGCAACTTCTACTGGAGAAAATGAACAGGACTTAGGGTCAAATGATTTGTTCTTTGGTGGTGATTTACAAAAGTGGAAAGCAATGGCTAACACACTTAAATTGCGTGCTGCTTTAAGAGCTCAAGGTGCATCCGGAGCAGATTTTGCTGCTTCTGCTATATCAGAAGCAATGAGCGGTCCTTTTTTACAGGATTATGAAGACAATGCTTTATTACCTAAGGATACCGAAATTAGTCAGTGGAACAGCGCTGCATATGGTGATGTTTGGCATAATTTCGGTGGATATGGTTCAAAATGGAATGTAAGTAAATATGTTATTAATTACTTGCAGGATTATGGTGATCCTCGTTTATCCAAATATGCAGTACCTGCAGAAGGTGGAGAGATAACTATTCCATGGCCTGATTCTGATGATGCAACATTATATGCAAAACGAAGAGACTTTATGTTGGCAAATCTTGACGAAGCAGGAGCTGAATATACAACATCAGTAAATGGTGATGGAGAGACTGTGGTTACAATGGCAGAAAATAGTTTTTATGTTGGTCAACCAGTACGTTTAAGTGGAGAGATGTATGATTATGCACAACGTCAATTCTTTAGTATGCCTGCACCATATATCGTGGCTGCAAAAAATACAGGAGATGCGATTGCTCCAGAGATTGTTTGTACATCAGCAGATGCTTATTTTATGCGTGCTGAAGCTGTTGTTAAAGGATTAGCTAGTGGTGATAAAAATGCATTATACAGGGCTGGTCTGGAACAAGCAATGTTATTATGGGAAGTTGATCAGGCAGATATTGATGCTTTCTTAGCCGATTCAGAAATGGCTACTTTAACAGGAACTGATGATTTGAAAAAGATTTCAATTCAGAGATGGTTGATTAATTATACTGAAGGTTTTGAAGCATGGGCTATTGTTAGAGATTCTGGTTACCCTGAAGAATTATCAGGTGATTTAACAGATGTTGATCTTTACGGTTTGGGTACTTTAAATGGTAAATATCCACAACGTATGCGTTATGGAACAAACGCTTATACTCGTAATGGAGATAATTTAGATGTGGCTATTGGTCGTCAGGGTGCTGATGTACAGGCAACTAAATTATGGTGGGCTAAATAA
- the htpG gene encoding molecular chaperone HtpG, whose protein sequence is MQKGHIGVTTENIFPIIKKYLYSDHEIFLRELVSNAVDATQKLKTLASVGEFKGELGETAVKVILDEKKKTVTISDRGVGMTAEEIDKYINQVAFSGANEFLEKYKKDANAIIGHFGLGFYSSFMVSKKVEIITKSFKDDSRAVKWSCDGSPEYTLEETKKEDRGTDIVLHIDDENKQYATKSEIDKLLKKYCRFLPVEVVFGKETEWKDGKEVETDKDNVINDPKPLWTRTPSELKDEDYSKFYRDLYPMSEDPLFNIHLNVDYPFNLTGVLYFPKLKNNVEVQKNKIQLYCNQVYVTDSVEGIVPEFLTLLHGVLDSPDIPLNVSRSYLQSDGNVKKISSHITKKVADRLEEIFKKDRKIFEEKWDDLKIFVEYGMLTEEKFYDRAKKYTLLKNTEGKYFTFDEYKDIIKGNQTDKNKQLIYLYTTDLLAQHSFIEAAKNKGYDVLVMDGQLDSHFINHLESKFENSSFVRVDGDVVDKLIQKEDTVKLDLSEAQKSDLTTIFSSQVPNVDKANFIVTFEALSEKDAPVMITQQEFMRRMKEMSAMGGGPMSFYGEMPDSYNLVVNGNHALVKQVLEAEEKEVGEKVASTRSKVESLEKKKAELEKAKEGKKDEEIPQADKDELEDLTKKITELNKKKEEELSGFASKNKVVSQLIDLALLSNNMLKGEALTKFVKRSIELI, encoded by the coding sequence ATGCAAAAAGGACATATTGGGGTTACTACCGAGAACATTTTTCCCATCATTAAGAAGTACCTTTATTCAGATCACGAAATTTTCTTGCGTGAATTGGTTTCTAACGCTGTTGATGCTACTCAAAAGCTAAAAACTCTGGCTTCGGTTGGAGAATTTAAAGGTGAATTAGGTGAAACAGCTGTTAAAGTTATCTTAGATGAAAAGAAAAAAACAGTAACTATTTCCGATAGAGGAGTGGGGATGACAGCTGAGGAAATTGATAAATACATCAATCAGGTTGCATTCTCCGGAGCCAATGAGTTTCTTGAAAAATATAAGAAAGATGCCAATGCCATTATTGGACATTTTGGATTAGGTTTCTATTCTTCTTTCATGGTTTCTAAAAAAGTGGAAATCATTACAAAGTCATTCAAGGATGATTCACGGGCTGTAAAATGGAGCTGTGATGGAAGTCCGGAGTATACTTTGGAAGAAACAAAAAAGGAAGATAGAGGTACAGATATTGTTTTACATATCGATGATGAAAATAAACAATATGCTACCAAATCTGAGATTGACAAGTTATTGAAAAAATACTGTCGTTTCTTACCTGTTGAAGTTGTATTTGGAAAAGAAACTGAATGGAAAGACGGTAAAGAGGTAGAAACCGATAAGGATAATGTAATTAACGATCCTAAACCACTTTGGACTCGTACCCCTTCTGAGCTTAAGGATGAAGATTACAGCAAGTTTTACCGTGATTTGTACCCAATGTCGGAAGATCCGTTATTCAATATTCACTTGAATGTGGATTATCCTTTCAACTTAACGGGTGTTTTGTATTTTCCTAAGCTGAAAAACAATGTAGAGGTTCAGAAAAACAAAATTCAATTATACTGCAATCAGGTTTATGTAACTGATTCTGTAGAAGGAATTGTACCTGAATTCCTGACTTTATTGCACGGTGTGTTGGATTCACCGGATATTCCTTTAAATGTATCCCGATCATATCTTCAGAGTGATGGTAATGTGAAGAAAATTTCAAGCCATATTACTAAAAAGGTTGCTGATCGTTTAGAAGAGATCTTCAAAAAAGACCGTAAAATCTTTGAAGAGAAATGGGATGATCTTAAGATCTTTGTTGAGTATGGTATGCTTACCGAAGAAAAATTCTACGATCGTGCTAAGAAATATACACTTTTGAAAAATACCGAAGGTAAGTATTTTACTTTCGATGAATATAAAGATATCATCAAGGGTAACCAGACTGACAAAAACAAGCAATTAATCTACTTATACACTACAGACCTTTTAGCACAGCACAGTTTTATTGAGGCTGCTAAAAACAAAGGTTACGATGTGTTGGTGATGGATGGACAATTGGATAGTCACTTTATTAATCACCTTGAAAGTAAGTTCGAAAACTCAAGCTTTGTCCGTGTTGATGGAGATGTTGTTGATAAGTTAATACAGAAAGAAGATACCGTTAAGTTGGATTTGTCAGAAGCTCAAAAGTCTGATTTAACAACAATTTTCAGCTCTCAGGTTCCTAATGTTGATAAGGCAAATTTCATTGTTACTTTTGAAGCATTGAGTGAAAAAGATGCTCCAGTAATGATTACTCAGCAAGAATTCATGCGACGAATGAAAGAAATGAGTGCCATGGGAGGCGGACCAATGAGTTTCTATGGTGAAATGCCAGATAGTTATAACCTTGTGGTTAACGGAAATCATGCATTGGTTAAACAAGTATTGGAGGCAGAGGAGAAGGAAGTAGGAGAAAAGGTTGCTTCAACTCGCAGTAAAGTGGAAAGCCTTGAGAAGAAAAAAGCCGAGCTTGAAAAAGCGAAAGAAGGCAAGAAAGACGAAGAAATTCCTCAAGCTGATAAGGATGAGTTGGAAGACTTAACCAAAAAAATTACCGAGTTAAACAAGAAGAAGGAAGAAGAACTTTCAGGATTTGCTTCTAAAAATAAAGTAGTATCTCAATTAATTGATCTGGCTTTATTATCGAATAATATGTTGAAAGGTGAGGCTTTAACCAAATTTGTTAAACGAAGTATCGAATTGATCTAG